One stretch of Urocitellus parryii isolate mUroPar1 chromosome 12, mUroPar1.hap1, whole genome shotgun sequence DNA includes these proteins:
- the Cyp1b1 gene encoding cytochrome P450 1B1: MATGLSPDDPWQLSALSVQQSTLLLLLSVLAAVHVGQWLLRQRRRQPWSSPPGPFPWPLIGNAAAVGRASHLSFARLAQRYGDVFQIRLGSCPVVVLNGESAIHQALVQQGATFADRPSFASFRVVSGGCSLAFGHYTEQWKAQRRSACSIMRAFSTRQPRSRHILEGHVLGEARELVAILVRGSAGGNFLDPTQPIIVAVANVMSAVCFGCRYNHDDAEFLELLSHNEEFGRTVGAGSLVDVLPWLQLFPNPLRTTFREFEQLNRNFSNFVLDKFRRHRERLRPGSTPRDMMDAFILSAEKKVSEDSEDGLARLDLENVPATVTDIFGASQDTLSTALLWPLIFFTRYPDVQARVQAELDQVVGRNRLPCMGDQPNLPYVMAFLYETMRFSSFMPVTIPHATTANTFVLGYYIPKDTVIFVNQWSVNHDPVKWPNPEDFDPARFLDKDGFINKELASSVMIFSVGKRRCIGEELSKMLLFLFISILAHQCNFKANQNEPSKMSFSYGLTIKPKFFKIHVALRESMELLDSAVQKLQTEEAGQ; encoded by the exons ATGGCCACGGGCCTCAGCCCAGATGATCCATGGCAGCTGAGCGCGCTGTCTGTCCAGCAGTCTACACTCCTGCTGCTCCTCTCCGTGCTGGCCGCGGTGCACGTGGGTCAGTGGCTTTTGAGGCAGAGGCGGCGGCAGCCCTGGTCCTCGCCCCCGGGCCCATTCCCATGGCCACTGATCGGAAACGCCGCGGCAGTGGGCCGGGCGTCGCACCTGTCCTTCGCACGCCTGGCGCAGCGCTATGGCGACGTCTTCCAGATCCGCCTGGGCAGCTGTCCAGTGGTGGTGCTGAATGGCGAAAGCGCCATCCACCAGGCCCTGGTGCAGCAGGGTGCCACCTTTGCTGACCGGCCGTCCTTTGCCTCCTTCCGCGTAGTGTCGGGCGGCTGCAGCCTGGCTTTCGGCCATTACACCGAGCAGTGGAAGGCGCAGCGGCGCTCGGCGTGTAGCATAATGCGCGCCTTTTCCACGCGCCAGCCGCGCAGCAGACATATCCTCGAGGGCCACGTGCTGGGTGAGGCGCGCGAGTTGGTGGCAATACTGGTGCGCGGCAGCGCTGGAGGCAACTTCCTCGATCCCACGCAGCCCATCATCGTGGCCGTGGCTAACGTCATGAGCGCCGTGTGCTTCGGCTGTCGCTACAATCACGACGACGCCGAATTCCTCGAGTTGCTTAGCCACAACGAGGAGTTCGGGCGCACAGTGGGTGCCGGCAGCTTAGTGGACGTGCTGCCCTGGCTGCAGCTTTTTCCCAACCCGCTGCGCACCACTTTCCGCGAGTTCGAGCAACTTAACCGCAACTTCAGCAACTTTGTCCTGGATAAGTTCCGGAGACACCGCGAGCGTCTTCGTCCTGGGTCCACCCCCCGCGACATGATGGATGCCTTCATCCTCTCCGCAGAAAAGAAGGTATCTGAGGACTCGGAAGACGGGCTCGCGCGGCTGGACTTGGAGAACGTGCCGGCCACTGTCACCGACATCTTTGGAGCCAGCCAGGACACCCTCTCCACTGCGCTACTGTGGCCGCTTATCTTCTTCACCAG GTATCCTGACGTGCAGGCTCGCGTGCAGGCCGAATTGGATCAGGTGGTGGGGAGGAACCGCCTGCCCTGTATGGGTGACCAGCCTAACCTGCCCTACGTTATGGCTTTTCTCTACGAAACCATGCGGTTCTCCAGCTTTATGCCTGTCACCATCCCCCACGCCACCACTGCCAACACCTTCGTTTTGGGTTACTACATCCCTAAGGACACGGTGATTTTTGTAAACCAGTGGTCTGTGAATCATGACCCGGTGAAGTGGCCTAACCCGGAGGACTTTGATCCAGCCCGATTCCTGGACAAAGACGGCTTCATTAACAAGGAGCTGGCCAGCAGCGTCATGATTTTTTCCGTGGGCAAGCGGCGGTGTATCGGCGAAGAGCTGTCTAAGATGCTGCTGTTTCTCTTCATCTCCATCCTGGCTCACCAGtgcaatttcaaggccaaccAAAACGAGCCCTCGAAAATGAGCTTCAGTTATGGCCTGACCATTAAACCCAAGTTCTTTAAAATTCACGTCGCTCTCAGAGAGTCCATGGAGCTCCTCGATAGTGCTGTCCAAAAGTTGCAAACCGAGGAAGCTGGCCAATGA